Within the Pseudomonas oryzae genome, the region ACCGTCGACGTGCACATCCGTCGTCTGCGCAAGGCGCTCGGCGAGAGCTGCGAAAATCTGGTGCAGACCGTGCGCGGCACCGGCTATCGTTTCTCCACCAAGGCCTGACGCCCCTCCGCGGCGCCTGCCGGACCGCTTTCGCCGCCCCTCCGGGGCGGCCGCCTCACAAGGATCGCAAGGTGAATCAAGACTGGCGCGGCATCCTCATCCGCCGCCTGCTGCTGTTGGTCGGTGTCTGCCTGCTCGCCGGCCTGATCACCGGTCAGTATGCCTGGGCACTGCTGGCCGGCCTGTCCGCCTACCTGTACTGGAACCTGCGCCAGCTGCTGCGCCTGCACCACTGGCTGCGCACCGCCGACGCCGACGAGCTGCCGCCGGAAAGCTCCGGGGTGTGGGGCGAGGTGTTCGACCAGATCTACCACCTGCAGAAACGCAACCTGCGCGCCCGCGGCCGCCTGCAGGCGGTGATCGACCGCGTGCAGGAATCCACCGCCGCGCTGCGCGACGGGGTGATCATGCTCGACCGCCAGGGCAACCTGGAGTGGTGGAACCGCGCCGCCGGCCAGCTGCTCGGCCTCAAGCGCAAGCAGGACGGCGGCCAGCCGATCACCAATCTGGTCCGCCACCCGCGCTTCAAGGAGTACTTCGAGCGCGACCACCATCCCGAGCCGCTGGAGCTGCCCTCGCCGGTCAACGACCACATCCGCCTGCAGCTGCAGCTGACCCTCTACGGCAACGGCGAGCACCTGATGATCGTGCGCGACGTGACCCGCGTCCACCAGCTCGAGCAGATGCGCAAGGACTTCGTCGCCAACGTCTCCCACGAGCTGCGCACGCCGCTGACCGTGCTCACCGGCTACCTGGAGACCCTGCTGGACAACGTCGAGGAGATCCAGCCGCGCTGGCGCCGCGCCCTGCAGCAGATGCAGCAGCAGGGCGCGCGCATGCAGAACCTGCTCAACGACCTGCTGCTGCTGGCCCGCCTGGAGGCCACCGACTACCCGGCCGACAACAAGCCGGTGAGCGTCGACCTGCTGCTCGCCAGCATCCGCGCCGACGCCCAGGCGCTGTCCGGAGGTCGCCACGCGATCAGCCTGGAGGCCGACGCCAGGGTGCGCCTCAAGGGCAGCGAGGCGGAGCTGCGCAGCGCCTTCTCCAACCTGGTGTTCAACGCGGTCAAGTACAGCCCGGAGGGCGGCGAGATCCGCCTGCGCTGGTGGGGCGACGAAACCGGCGCGCACTTCAGCGTGCAGGACAGCGGCCTGGGCATCGAGGCCAAGCACATCCCGCGGCTCACCGAACGCTTCTACCGGGTCGACGCCAGCCGCTCGGCCAACACCGGCGGCACCGGCCTGGGCCTGGCCATCGTCAAGCACGTGCTGATCCGCCACCACGGCCAGCTGCAGATCGACAGCACGCCCGGCAAGGGCAGCACCTTCACCTGCCACTTCCCGCCGGCCCAGCAGGCGCGGCCCTGATCCGCCCCGGCCGGGGCGCTGCCCGCCGGCGCACTTGAAAGCCGGCGGATGACCTTCCATCCTATGGGTCTTTCCGTCAGCGACCGACCCTCCATGGACCCTTCCCCCGGTTACACCGCCGCCAGCTACTTCGCCGATTTCGGCCTCATCCTGTTCGCCCTGCTGCTCGTCCTGCTCAACGGCTTCTTCGTCGCCGCCGAGTTCGCCATGGTCAAGCTGCGCGCCACCCGCGTCGAGACCATCGCCGCCGCCGCCGGCTGGCGCGGGCGCATCCTGCGCACCGTGCACGGCCAGCTCGACGCCTACCTGTCGGCCTGCCAGCTGGGCATCACCCTCGCCTCGCTCGGCCTCGGCTGGGTCGGCGAGCCGGCCTTCGCCCACCTGCTCGAGCCGCTGCTCGGCTACTTCGGCATCGCCTCGCCGGCGCTGGTGCACGCCATCGCCTTCTTCACCGCGTTCTTCATCATCTCCTACCTGCACATCGTGGTCGGCGAGCTGGCGCCCAAGTCCTGGGCGATCCGCCGGCCCGAGCTGCTGTCGCTGTGGACCGCGGCGCCGCTGTACGCCTTCTACTGGCTGATGTACCCGGCGATCTGGCTGCTCAACGCCAGCGCCAACGCCATCCTGCGCATCGCCGGCCAGGGCGAGCCGGGGCCGCACCACGAGCATCACTACAGCCGCGAGGAGCTCAAGCTGATCCTCCACTCCAGCCGCGCCCGCGACCCCAGCGACCAGGACATGCGCGTGCTGGCCTCGGCGGTGGAGCTCGGCGAGCTGGAGGTGGTCGACTGGGCCAACTCGCGCGAGGACCTGGTGTGCCTGGAGGCCGACGCCAGCCTCGAGGAGATCCTCGCCGAGATCCGCCGCCACAAGTTCAGCCGCTACCCGGTGCTCGACGCCGAGCAGCAGTTCGTCGGCGTGCTGCACATCAAGGACCTGCTGCTGGCCCTGCCCGGCCCCGGACAGACCGCCGCCCTCGACCTGCACGCCCTCCTGCGGCCCATCGAGCGGGTGTCGCGGCACATGCCGCTGAGCCGCCTGCTCGAGCAGTTCCGCCAGGGCGGCGCGCACTTCGCCCTGGTCGAGGAGGCCGACGGCAAGGTGGTCGGCTTCCTGACCATGGAGGACGTGCTCGAGGTGCTGGTCGGCGACATCCAGGACGAGCACCGCAAGACCGAGCGCGGCCTGCTCGCCTACCAGCCGGGCAAGCTGCTGGTGCGCGGCGACACCCCGCTGTTCAAGATCGAGCGCCTGCTCGAGGTGGACCTCGACGACGTCGAGGCGGAGACCCTCGCCGGGCTGATCTACGACAGCCTCAAGCGCCTGCCCAGCGAGGACGAGACCCTGGAGACCCACGGCCTGCGCATCATCGTCAAGAAGATGAAGGGGCCGAAGATCGTCATGGCCAAGGTGCTCAGACTGAGCTGAGCGCACGGCCCGGTACGCCCAACGCCAAGGGCCACCCCGCGGGGTGGCCCTTGGCGTTGCTGAGCCCTGCAGCGCCGGCCCCGCCGGGGCGAACGAATGCGCCCCTGCGCTCAGTCCTCGCCGCCGACGGCGAAGCGCGGCAGGCTGTCGACCGGCTGGGCGAACTGGAAGGGAATCGACTCCACCGCCAGGCCGACGTTGCGCTGCACCACGAAGTGCAGGTGCGGGCCGGTGCTGCGCCCGGTGTTGCCGGAGCGCGCGATCGGCGTGCCGGCGCCGACCCGCTGGCCGACGGCGACCTGCACCGAGCCCTGCTGCAGGTGCAGGTAGACGCCCATGGTGCCGTCATCGTGGAGGATGCGCACGTGGTTGCCGCCGGGGTTGGGGGTGGCGCCGGGCTGGTCGTTGCGCGTGCTCACCACCACGCCGCCGCGCGCGGCGAGGATCGGCGTGCCGACCGGCATGGCGATGTCCACCGCATGACGGCCCTTGGGCGTGAAGTGGCTGAACAGGCCGTTGGCGCCCTGGCTCTGGCGGAACGGCCCGCCCTGCCAGGGAAGCGGGTAGCGATAGGGCTTGGGCAGCAGGCGCGGATCGCCGAGGGCGTGGCTGAGCCTGGGCGTGTAGCGCAGCGGCTGCGCCGGATCGCGCGGCGCCAGGGTCAGCAGGCGGATCTGGCTGCGCGGCGACAGGATCCAGCGCACCGGCTTGTCCGGCGCGCCGCTGGCGTTGGCGACATCGTCCAGGCGCAGCTCCAGCTCGACCGGAGCGAACAGTTCGTTGCGCACCCGCAGGGTGTCGCCGCCGGCGTGCTTGAGCACGTCCAGGCGGACCTGGCGGGCGAGATCGTCGGACAGCTGCGGCGGGCCGGCGGGGCGACGCAGCGCGCTGCCCGGCTCGGCGAACTGGAACACCCGCGCGCCCGGGCGGGCCTGGTCGCTGTAGGTGACCACGCCGTTGGCGTCGACGTGCTTGTAGACGGTCAGCGCGCTGGCCGGGGCGGCCAGGCCCAGCAGGAGGGGCAGCAGGAGCAGGCGGGCGGACATCATGGGCATGGCTGTCGGTAGTCGGAACTACCGGCAAGACTAGCAGTCCGCCACTACCCGGGCGAGTCGCCGGCCACGGGGTTGTGACCGGCCTCGCGGCGCCGTGCCGGCAGCCGACGACCGGGCACCCGGACGCCGGCGAATGCGCCTCAGGCCTGGCTGTCGCCGCCCTTGGCCGGCCCCTGCTTGGCCAGGCCGGTGTGGCGCACGTCGGTGCCGCGCACCAGGTAGATCACCAGTTCGGCGATGTTGCGCGCGTGGTCGCCGATGCGCTCCAGCGAGCGCAGCGCCCAGATCACGCTGAGCACGCGGGAGATCGAGCGCGGGTCCTCCATCATGTAGGTGACCAGCTCGCGCAGCGCGCTCTTGTACTCGCGGTCGACGTTCTTGTCGTACTGCGCCACCGACAGGGCGAGGTCGGCGTCGAAGCGGGCGAAGGCGTCCAGCGCCTCCTGGACCATCTTGCGCACCTGCTCGCCGATATGGCGGATCTCCACGTAGCCACGCGGCGCCTCGCCGTCCTCGCACAGCTCGATGGCGCGCTTGGCGATCTTGGTCGCCTCGTCGCCGATGCGCTCGAGGTCGATCACCGACTTGGAGATGCTGATGATCAGGCGCAGGTCGGAGGCGGCCGGCTGGCGGCGGGCGAGGATGCGCACGCACTCCTCGTCGATGTCGCGCTCCATCTGGTTGATCTGCGCGTCGACCTCTCGCACCTGCTGGGCCAGGCCCGAGTCGGCCTCGACCAGCGCGTTGACCGCGTCGTTGACCTGCTTCTCGACCAGGCCGCCCATGGCCAGCAGGTGACTGCGGACGTCCTCCAGTTCGGCGTTGAACTGCGCGGATATGTGATGGGTGATACCGTCTTTGTTGATCATGGATTGGCTCCGCAAAAGCTGACTGTAGGGTGCGCATGGCGCACCGGGAAGCGGTGCGCCATGCGCACCCTACGCATTCGGGCTAGCCGTAACGACCGGTGATGTAGTCCTCGGTCTGCTTCTTCGCCGGGTTGGTGAACAGGGTATCGGTGTCGCCGTATTCGATCAGCTTGCCCATGTACATGAACGCGGTGTAGTCGGAGACGCGGGCCGCCTGCTGCATGTTGTGGGTGACGATGACGATGGTGTACTGGCCCTTGAGCTCGTTGATCAGCTCCTCGACCTTGAGGGTGGAGATCGGGTCGAGCGCCGAGCAGGGCTCGTCGAGCAGCAGCACTTCCGGCTGCACCGCCACGGTGCGGGCGATCACCAGACGCTGCTGCTGGCCGCCGGAGAGGCCCAGCGCCGAGTCGTGCAGGCGGTCCTTGACCTCGTCCCACAGCGCCGCGCTCTTCAGCGCCCACTCGACGGTCTCGTCGAGCACGCGCTTCTGGTTGATGCCCTGGATGCGCAGGCCGTAGACCACGTTCTCGTAGATGCTCTTGGGGAACGGGTTGGGCTTCTGGAACACCATACCGACGCGGCGGCGCAGCTCGGCGACGTCGACGCCCTTGGCGTAGATGTCCTGGCCGTCGAGGCGGATCTCGCCGTCGACGCGGCAGCCGTCGACCAGATCGTTCATCCGGTTGAAGGTGCGCAGCAGGGTCGACTTGCCGCAGCCGCTCGGGCCGATGAACGCGGTGACGCGGTTCTTCGGGATGTTCATCTGCACGTCATACAGCGCCTGCTTGTCGCCGTAGAACAGGTTGAGGCCGGGCACCTCGAGGGCTACCGGCTCGCTGGCCAGGTCGAGGGTCTGCTTCTTGCGGCCCAGGCTGTCGAGGTTGATGCCGTGGCTATGTTGTTGCGACATGGGGAACTCCCTACGCTCACAGTTCGGTTGCGCAGCGCGGGCCGCCGTGCGGCCCGCCGGCTGCGGCGGAAATCGGTCAGTGGTCCAGCGCCTTGTACTTCTCGCGCAGGTGGTTGCGGATGTACACCGCGCTCAGGTTGAGCAGGGCGATCACCAGCACCAGCAGCAGCGCGGTGGCGTACACCAGCGGGCGGGCGGCCTCGACGTTGGGGCTCTGGAAGCCGACGTCGTAGATGTGGAAGCCCAGGTGCATGATCTTCTGGTCGAGGTGCAGGTACGGGTAGTTGCCGTCCACCGGCAGGCTCGGTGCCAGCTTGACCACGCCGACCAGCATCAGCGGCGCCACTTCGCCGGCGGCGCGCGCCACGGCGAGGATCATGCCGGTCATCATCGCCGGGCTGGCCATCGGCAGCACCACCTTCCACAGCGTCTCGGCCTTGGTCGCACCGAGCGCCAACGAACCCTCGCGCAGGGCGCGCGGAATGCGCGCCAGGCCTTCCTCGGTGGCGACGATCACCACCGGCACGGCGAGGATCGCCAGGGTCAGCGACGCCCAGAGCAAGCCCGGGGTGCCGAAGGTCGGCGCCGGCAGCGCTTCGGCGAAGAACAGCTGGTCGATCGAGCCGCCCAGCACGTAGACGAAGAAGCCCAGGCCGAACACGCCGTAGACGATCGCCGGCACGCCGGCCAGGTTGTTCACCGCGATGCGGATGATGCGGGTCAGGGTGCCCTGCCTGGCGTACTCGCGCAGGTAGATGGCCGCCAGCACGCCGAACGGGGTGACGATCACCGCCATGATCAGGGTCATCATCACGGTACCGAAGATCGCCGGGAAGATGCCGCCCTCGGTGTTGGCCTCGCGCGGATCGTCGCTGACGAACTCCCACAGCTTGGCGAAGTAGAAGCCCAGCTTGGCGAAGGTGCCCATGGCGTTGGGCTGGAAGGCACGCACCACCTTGCCCAGGCTGAACTCCTGCTCGCGACCATCGACGGTGCGAACCACCACGTTGTCGCGGTTGAACTGCTCCTGCAAGCCGATCAGCTGCGCCTCCAGCACCTTGTAACGAGCGTCCAGTTCGGCGCGCTCGGCGTCCAGGTCGGCCTGCGCGGCGGCGTCCAGCCGGCCTTCCAGCTCAAGGCGGCGGGTCTGCAGACGCAGGCGCTCGAGACCGGCGTTGATGCGGCCGATCTCCTTCTTCTCCAGGCGGTCGATATGCTTGTGCAGCTGGTCGACGCGCTCGATGCGCGCCTGCAGCTCGGCCCAGGCCGCGTCGCCTTCGGCGACCAGCCGGTCGCCCTCCTTGACCGCCAGCAGGTAGCCGTAGAAGTTGCCCCACTCGCGGCGCTCGAGGACCACCAGGTTCTCCGGAGTGCGGGTCTCGCCCAGCCACTCGCCGACCACCCAGTTGAAGTCGGCGCCATAGACCTCGCGGTTGCCGACCTTGAGCAGCTCGCGGGTCATGAACTCGCCGCCCTTGACGTCCACCGGCAGACCGCTGGCGGCCAGGCGCGCGCGTGGCACTTCCTCGGCCTGCACCAGCTCGCCGGCAATCAGTTTGGCTTCCTGGCCGGGCACCCGGTACTCGGCTTCCAGCACGTCGGCCGGC harbors:
- the phoR gene encoding phosphate regulon sensor histidine kinase PhoR codes for the protein MNQDWRGILIRRLLLLVGVCLLAGLITGQYAWALLAGLSAYLYWNLRQLLRLHHWLRTADADELPPESSGVWGEVFDQIYHLQKRNLRARGRLQAVIDRVQESTAALRDGVIMLDRQGNLEWWNRAAGQLLGLKRKQDGGQPITNLVRHPRFKEYFERDHHPEPLELPSPVNDHIRLQLQLTLYGNGEHLMIVRDVTRVHQLEQMRKDFVANVSHELRTPLTVLTGYLETLLDNVEEIQPRWRRALQQMQQQGARMQNLLNDLLLLARLEATDYPADNKPVSVDLLLASIRADAQALSGGRHAISLEADARVRLKGSEAELRSAFSNLVFNAVKYSPEGGEIRLRWWGDETGAHFSVQDSGLGIEAKHIPRLTERFYRVDASRSANTGGTGLGLAIVKHVLIRHHGQLQIDSTPGKGSTFTCHFPPAQQARP
- the pstB gene encoding phosphate ABC transporter ATP-binding protein PstB, with product MSQQHSHGINLDSLGRKKQTLDLASEPVALEVPGLNLFYGDKQALYDVQMNIPKNRVTAFIGPSGCGKSTLLRTFNRMNDLVDGCRVDGEIRLDGQDIYAKGVDVAELRRRVGMVFQKPNPFPKSIYENVVYGLRIQGINQKRVLDETVEWALKSAALWDEVKDRLHDSALGLSGGQQQRLVIARTVAVQPEVLLLDEPCSALDPISTLKVEELINELKGQYTIVIVTHNMQQAARVSDYTAFMYMGKLIEYGDTDTLFTNPAKKQTEDYITGRYG
- the phoU gene encoding phosphate signaling complex protein PhoU, whose translation is MINKDGITHHISAQFNAELEDVRSHLLAMGGLVEKQVNDAVNALVEADSGLAQQVREVDAQINQMERDIDEECVRILARRQPAASDLRLIISISKSVIDLERIGDEATKIAKRAIELCEDGEAPRGYVEIRHIGEQVRKMVQEALDAFARFDADLALSVAQYDKNVDREYKSALRELVTYMMEDPRSISRVLSVIWALRSLERIGDHARNIAELVIYLVRGTDVRHTGLAKQGPAKGGDSQA
- the pstA gene encoding phosphate ABC transporter permease PstA; the protein is MTGGAVSIAVIMTIGLLAVIAVRGLGHFWPADVLEAEYRVPGQEAKLIAGELVQAEEVPRARLAASGLPVDVKGGEFMTRELLKVGNREVYGADFNWVVGEWLGETRTPENLVVLERREWGNFYGYLLAVKEGDRLVAEGDAAWAELQARIERVDQLHKHIDRLEKKEIGRINAGLERLRLQTRRLELEGRLDAAAQADLDAERAELDARYKVLEAQLIGLQEQFNRDNVVVRTVDGREQEFSLGKVVRAFQPNAMGTFAKLGFYFAKLWEFVSDDPREANTEGGIFPAIFGTVMMTLIMAVIVTPFGVLAAIYLREYARQGTLTRIIRIAVNNLAGVPAIVYGVFGLGFFVYVLGGSIDQLFFAEALPAPTFGTPGLLWASLTLAILAVPVVIVATEEGLARIPRALREGSLALGATKAETLWKVVLPMASPAMMTGMILAVARAAGEVAPLMLVGVVKLAPSLPVDGNYPYLHLDQKIMHLGFHIYDVGFQSPNVEAARPLVYATALLLVLVIALLNLSAVYIRNHLREKYKALDH
- a CDS encoding hemolysin family protein, yielding MDPSPGYTAASYFADFGLILFALLLVLLNGFFVAAEFAMVKLRATRVETIAAAAGWRGRILRTVHGQLDAYLSACQLGITLASLGLGWVGEPAFAHLLEPLLGYFGIASPALVHAIAFFTAFFIISYLHIVVGELAPKSWAIRRPELLSLWTAAPLYAFYWLMYPAIWLLNASANAILRIAGQGEPGPHHEHHYSREELKLILHSSRARDPSDQDMRVLASAVELGELEVVDWANSREDLVCLEADASLEEILAEIRRHKFSRYPVLDAEQQFVGVLHIKDLLLALPGPGQTAALDLHALLRPIERVSRHMPLSRLLEQFRQGGAHFALVEEADGKVVGFLTMEDVLEVLVGDIQDEHRKTERGLLAYQPGKLLVRGDTPLFKIERLLEVDLDDVEAETLAGLIYDSLKRLPSEDETLETHGLRIIVKKMKGPKIVMAKVLRLS
- a CDS encoding peptidoglycan DD-metalloendopeptidase family protein, which translates into the protein MSARLLLLPLLLGLAAPASALTVYKHVDANGVVTYSDQARPGARVFQFAEPGSALRRPAGPPQLSDDLARQVRLDVLKHAGGDTLRVRNELFAPVELELRLDDVANASGAPDKPVRWILSPRSQIRLLTLAPRDPAQPLRYTPRLSHALGDPRLLPKPYRYPLPWQGGPFRQSQGANGLFSHFTPKGRHAVDIAMPVGTPILAARGGVVVSTRNDQPGATPNPGGNHVRILHDDGTMGVYLHLQQGSVQVAVGQRVGAGTPIARSGNTGRSTGPHLHFVVQRNVGLAVESIPFQFAQPVDSLPRFAVGGED